A stretch of the Streptosporangium sp. NBC_01755 genome encodes the following:
- a CDS encoding MATE family efflux transporter: MTLTRRPGPSGRDHDRQILRLALPSFGALVAEPLFLLTDTVIVSRLPAPALGALGVASTVLSFLVGMCVFLAYGTTAAVARQIGAGQTGRALRQAVDGLWLATGVGLAIIVVVWPLAPWLVHLIGAEGELARQAVTYLRISLLGVPAMLVVLAGTGVLRGMQDTVTPLLVSVGSFALNAVLNVAFVLGLGWGIAGSAWGTVLAQSLAAVVYLALIFVRYRAPFRPDPAGVRAAGAAGIALVIRTACLQTVLAVSATVATRMGADQIEAYTVAIRIWILMAFALDAIAIAGQAITGRALGAGDVAGTRGATWRMVIWGAGSGVLLGLAVVVARPFVPALFDVSPVVATELLDLLWVVAVLQPIAGVVFVLDGVLIGAGDRRYLAWAGVLTTIAYLPAALLVDLWGGGLVMLWLAFGLWMTARLITLSVRAYGTAWLVVGS; encoded by the coding sequence GTGACTCTTACCCGTCGACCCGGCCCATCCGGTCGCGACCACGACAGGCAGATCCTGCGGCTGGCACTGCCCTCGTTCGGTGCCCTGGTGGCCGAACCGCTCTTCCTGCTGACGGACACCGTCATCGTCAGCCGCCTGCCCGCCCCCGCGCTCGGCGCCCTGGGGGTGGCGAGCACGGTGCTGAGCTTCCTGGTGGGGATGTGCGTGTTCCTGGCCTATGGCACGACCGCGGCGGTGGCCCGGCAGATCGGGGCGGGCCAGACAGGGCGGGCACTGCGACAGGCGGTGGACGGCCTCTGGCTGGCCACCGGGGTGGGATTGGCGATCATCGTGGTCGTCTGGCCCCTGGCACCCTGGCTGGTTCACCTGATCGGTGCCGAGGGGGAGCTCGCCCGGCAGGCGGTGACCTACCTGCGGATCAGCCTGCTCGGCGTTCCCGCCATGCTGGTGGTGCTCGCGGGCACGGGCGTGCTGCGTGGCATGCAGGACACCGTGACTCCGCTGCTGGTGTCGGTGGGATCCTTCGCGCTGAACGCGGTGCTCAACGTCGCGTTCGTCCTGGGACTGGGCTGGGGGATCGCCGGCTCGGCCTGGGGTACGGTGCTGGCCCAGTCGCTCGCCGCCGTCGTCTATCTCGCCCTGATCTTCGTCCGTTACCGCGCGCCGTTCCGCCCGGACCCGGCGGGTGTACGGGCGGCGGGCGCGGCCGGGATCGCCCTGGTCATCCGCACGGCGTGCCTGCAGACGGTGCTGGCCGTATCCGCCACGGTGGCCACCCGCATGGGCGCGGACCAGATCGAGGCCTACACCGTCGCCATCAGGATCTGGATCCTGATGGCGTTCGCCCTGGACGCGATCGCGATCGCCGGACAGGCGATCACCGGTCGCGCCCTGGGCGCCGGCGACGTGGCGGGGACCCGCGGGGCGACCTGGAGGATGGTGATCTGGGGAGCGGGCTCCGGCGTGCTGCTCGGCCTCGCCGTGGTGGTGGCCAGGCCGTTCGTACCCGCTCTGTTCGACGTGAGTCCGGTCGTCGCCACCGAACTGCTCGACCTGCTCTGGGTGGTCGCCGTCCTGCAGCCGATCGCCGGAGTGGTGTTCGTGCTGGACGGCGTGTTGATCGGCGCCGGCGACCGGCGCTACCTGGCCTGGGCGGGGGTGTTGACGACGATCGCCTACCTGCCCGCCGCGTTGCTGGTGGACCTCTGGGGCGGCGGCCTGGTGATGCTCTGGCTGGCGTTCGGGCTGTGGATGACCGCCCGGCTGATCACCCTTTCCGTGCGCGCGTACGGCACGGCGTGGCTGGTGGTCGGCAGCTGA
- a CDS encoding amino acid ABC transporter permease, with product MRNDESLGLPAGWTKSERQLERERLRRKSSLRSGSVATVSTIIVIVLLLWLFTASPGWPRVRDTFFDPEQFAKALPDVLSGFLLNIKIFLIAEPLILLVGLLVALARNLTAPVFFPLRALAVVYTDVFRGVPTILIIYLVGFGLPALGLQGTPTDLATLGIIALTLSYGAYVAEVFRAGIESVHPSQRAAARSLGLSHGQTMRHVVVPQAVRRVVPPLLNDFVSLQKDTALVATIGPLEALRQAQIHVAGNFNYTPYLVAALLFILLTIPMARFTDYLAARSQRRRSQ from the coding sequence ATGAGGAACGACGAGAGCCTGGGACTCCCCGCCGGCTGGACGAAGAGCGAGCGGCAACTCGAGCGGGAGCGGCTCCGTAGGAAGTCGTCTCTCCGTTCGGGCTCCGTCGCGACGGTCTCGACGATCATCGTGATCGTCCTGCTGCTCTGGCTCTTCACCGCCTCCCCGGGCTGGCCCCGGGTGCGAGACACGTTCTTCGACCCCGAGCAGTTCGCCAAGGCGCTGCCGGACGTGTTGAGCGGGTTCCTACTCAACATCAAGATCTTCCTGATCGCCGAGCCGCTGATCCTCCTTGTGGGCCTGCTGGTCGCGCTGGCCCGCAACCTCACGGCGCCGGTCTTCTTCCCGCTGCGCGCCCTGGCGGTGGTCTACACCGACGTCTTCCGCGGCGTGCCCACGATCCTCATCATCTACCTCGTCGGCTTCGGGCTGCCCGCGCTCGGCCTGCAGGGCACACCGACGGATCTTGCGACGCTGGGCATCATCGCGCTCACGCTCTCGTACGGAGCGTACGTGGCGGAGGTCTTCCGGGCGGGTATCGAGTCGGTGCATCCCAGCCAGCGAGCCGCCGCCCGGTCTCTCGGCCTGAGCCACGGCCAGACCATGCGCCACGTGGTGGTGCCACAGGCCGTGCGCCGGGTGGTGCCGCCGCTGCTCAACGACTTCGTCTCGCTGCAGAAGGACACCGCGCTCGTCGCCACGATCGGCCCGCTGGAGGCACTGAGGCAGGCGCAGATCCACGTCGCCGGCAACTTCAACTACACCCCCTACCTGGTGGCGGCGCTGCTGTTCATCCTGCTCACCATTCCGATGGCCCGCTTCACCGACTATCTGGCGGCCCGCTCGCAGAGGCGGCGGAGCCAGTGA
- a CDS encoding deoxyribonuclease IV has translation MPLIGAHVDQDDPLAHARARGAEVVQFFLGDPQGWKGPVIGEKTLEIKDSDVQVYVHAPYVINVATANNRVRIPSRKLLGSHLAAAAELGARGLIVHGGHVGAGDDPQKGFDNWRKVFERLEEHRIPVLIENTAGGGNAMARKLERIARLWDVLDGFDVGFCLDTCHAHAGGEDLVDVVERVMAITGRIDLIHCNDSRDAFDSGADRHASLGAGQIDPELILSVCRSANAPIVVETPFDGQAADIAFLRSKL, from the coding sequence ATGCCGCTTATCGGAGCTCATGTCGACCAGGACGACCCGCTGGCGCACGCCAGGGCGCGCGGCGCCGAGGTCGTGCAGTTCTTCCTCGGTGACCCGCAGGGCTGGAAGGGGCCGGTCATCGGTGAGAAGACCTTGGAGATCAAGGATTCGGACGTGCAGGTCTACGTCCACGCCCCCTATGTGATCAACGTGGCGACCGCCAACAACCGGGTCCGCATCCCCAGCCGCAAGCTGCTCGGCTCGCATCTCGCCGCGGCGGCCGAGCTCGGCGCCAGGGGGCTGATCGTCCACGGCGGGCACGTGGGGGCCGGAGACGACCCGCAGAAGGGCTTCGACAACTGGCGCAAGGTGTTCGAGCGCCTGGAGGAGCACCGGATCCCCGTGCTCATCGAGAACACCGCGGGCGGCGGCAACGCGATGGCGCGCAAGCTTGAGCGCATCGCCCGGCTCTGGGACGTGCTCGACGGCTTCGATGTGGGCTTCTGCCTCGACACCTGCCACGCCCACGCGGGCGGCGAGGATCTGGTGGACGTGGTCGAGCGGGTCATGGCGATCACCGGCAGGATCGACCTGATCCACTGCAACGACTCTCGCGACGCCTTCGACTCCGGCGCCGACCGGCACGCGAGCCTCGGAGCGGGCCAGATCGACCCCGAGCTCATCCTGAGCGTGTGCCGGAGCGCGAACGCGCCGATCGTGGTGGAGACACCCTTTGACGGCCAGGCCGCCGACATCGCCTTTCTCAGGTCGAAGCTCTAG
- a CDS encoding amino acid permease, with protein MPPSHATDRWTGARHGLPMAYRRADLVVLGIGVMIGAGIFSLAGRQAATMAGPGVVLSFMIAGITSLLVAFCIAELSSAMPTSGSAYTFTYVIFGEVWAWVVGWALIMELLLATATVARAWSLYAAQMLTDFGVRLPDVVAGMVGRHTGFDLFALLILVILTAVVALGARVGLRALWIIVIAKLLAVGAVIVVGALHFDRRNLAAIPVPPVPAEKAEKALNSPLLGIVFGQTGAFGWFGPPGLPGPPGGPGGPGTGFRGKHRR; from the coding sequence ATGCCTCCGAGCCATGCCACAGACCGGTGGACCGGCGCACGCCACGGACTGCCCATGGCCTATCGCAGGGCCGACCTCGTCGTCCTCGGTATCGGCGTCATGATCGGTGCGGGCATCTTCAGCCTTGCCGGCCGCCAGGCGGCGACCATGGCCGGACCCGGCGTGGTCCTCTCCTTCATGATCGCGGGAATCACCAGCCTGCTCGTGGCCTTCTGCATCGCCGAACTGTCCTCCGCCATGCCGACCTCGGGAAGCGCCTACACCTTCACCTACGTCATCTTCGGCGAGGTCTGGGCCTGGGTCGTGGGCTGGGCTCTGATCATGGAGCTTCTGCTGGCCACGGCGACGGTGGCCCGCGCATGGTCGCTCTACGCCGCCCAGATGCTCACCGACTTCGGGGTACGCCTTCCCGACGTGGTCGCGGGGATGGTCGGCAGGCACACGGGTTTCGACCTCTTCGCGCTGCTCATCCTGGTGATCCTGACGGCCGTGGTGGCCCTGGGCGCCCGCGTCGGACTGCGCGCCCTGTGGATCATCGTCATCGCCAAACTGCTGGCCGTCGGCGCGGTCATCGTGGTCGGTGCCCTCCACTTCGACCGGCGCAACCTCGCGGCCATCCCGGTGCCTCCGGTGCCCGCCGAGAAGGCCGAGAAAGCCCTGAACTCCCCGCTGCTCGGCATCGTCTTCGGCCAGACGGGCGCCTTCGGCTGGTTCGGCCCTCCCGGCCTCCCTGGCCCTCCTGGAGGTCCCGGCGGTCCCGGCACCGGGTTCCGCGGCAAGCACCGGCGCTGA
- a CDS encoding DUF5335 family protein, producing MNQQRPELTREEWHEFFDNMTRNYEGTEVTIEVMSKEFGDLLEAEKLPLAYLEYDAKDDQFSAGVGGRDGRYPVVLRHTVDHPQRILTDTMQQGTMRVFDVFDADGGQTIVTLYLTSVSSA from the coding sequence ATGAACCAGCAGCGGCCGGAACTTACGCGTGAGGAGTGGCATGAGTTCTTCGACAACATGACGCGCAACTACGAGGGCACCGAGGTGACGATCGAGGTGATGAGCAAGGAGTTCGGGGATCTGCTGGAGGCCGAGAAACTACCGCTGGCCTACCTGGAGTACGACGCCAAGGACGATCAGTTCTCGGCCGGGGTGGGGGGCCGTGACGGGCGCTATCCGGTGGTGCTGCGCCATACCGTCGACCACCCGCAGAGGATCCTGACCGACACCATGCAGCAGGGCACGATGCGAGTGTTCGACGTCTTCGACGCCGATGGGGGTCAGACGATCGTGACCCTCTACCTGACCTCGGTCTCCTCAGCGTAG
- the rpsF gene encoding 30S ribosomal protein S6 encodes MRRYEMMVILDPSLDERTVAPSLDQFLTVVRNDGGTVEKVDVWGRRRLSYDIAKKPEGIYAVIDLSAEPATVKELDRQMNLNEGILRTKVLRPDVH; translated from the coding sequence ATGCGCCGTTACGAAATGATGGTCATTCTTGACCCCTCGCTCGATGAGCGTACGGTCGCCCCTTCCCTCGACCAGTTCCTCACGGTCGTCCGCAACGACGGCGGCACCGTGGAGAAGGTCGACGTGTGGGGTCGCCGCAGGCTGTCCTACGACATCGCGAAGAAGCCCGAGGGCATCTACGCCGTCATCGACCTGAGCGCCGAGCCCGCCACGGTCAAGGAGCTCGACCGGCAGATGAACCTCAACGAGGGAATCCTGCGCACCAAGGTTCTCCGCCCGGACGTGCACTAA
- a CDS encoding ABC transporter substrate-binding protein, giving the protein MVRPSMLLALGALAATAVACAPASETTTQTSSAAPSASGAAAGACAKDGLALKTPGKLTIGTDKPAYEPWFNGDDPSNGKGFESAVAYAVAGQMGFAEGDVTWATVKFDSAFAPGAKQFDFDVNQVSVTPDRAKVVDFSKGYYTVKQAVVALDGSKVAAATGLADLKDAKIGVQVGTTSLQAVKDVIQPSAELNVYNEQIDAVNALKNKQVDAVVVDLPTAFYVTAAQVENSKIVGQFGTASGVPEVFGAVFEKGSPLVSCVNEAIDKLTASGELAKIETEWLGSAAGAPELK; this is encoded by the coding sequence ATGGTCCGTCCTTCGATGCTGCTCGCGCTCGGTGCCCTCGCGGCGACCGCGGTGGCCTGTGCGCCGGCCTCGGAAACGACGACCCAGACGAGCTCTGCGGCCCCGAGCGCCTCCGGAGCCGCCGCAGGCGCCTGCGCCAAGGACGGCCTCGCGCTGAAGACCCCCGGCAAGCTGACCATCGGTACGGACAAGCCCGCCTACGAGCCGTGGTTCAACGGCGACGACCCGTCCAACGGCAAGGGCTTCGAGAGCGCTGTCGCCTACGCCGTCGCGGGCCAGATGGGCTTCGCCGAAGGCGATGTCACCTGGGCCACCGTGAAGTTCGACTCCGCGTTCGCGCCGGGCGCCAAGCAGTTCGACTTCGACGTCAACCAGGTGTCCGTGACCCCCGACCGGGCCAAGGTCGTCGACTTCAGCAAGGGCTACTACACGGTCAAGCAGGCGGTGGTCGCGCTGGACGGCTCGAAGGTCGCCGCCGCCACGGGCCTGGCGGACCTGAAGGACGCCAAGATCGGCGTGCAGGTCGGCACCACCTCGCTGCAGGCGGTCAAGGACGTCATCCAGCCCTCGGCCGAGCTCAACGTCTACAACGAGCAGATCGACGCCGTCAACGCGCTGAAGAACAAGCAGGTCGACGCCGTGGTGGTGGACCTGCCCACCGCGTTCTACGTGACCGCCGCCCAGGTCGAGAACTCCAAGATCGTCGGCCAGTTCGGCACCGCCTCCGGCGTTCCCGAGGTCTTCGGCGCGGTGTTCGAGAAGGGCAGCCCGCTGGTGAGCTGCGTCAACGAGGCGATCGACAAGCTGACCGCCTCCGGCGAGCTGGCGAAGATCGAAACCGAGTGGCTCGGTTCCGCCGCGGGCGCGCCGGAGCTGAAGTGA
- the rpsR gene encoding 30S ribosomal protein S18 → MAKPALRKPKKKVCLFCHDKISYVDYKDTALLRKFISDRGKIRARRVTGNCTQHQRDVATAIKNAREMALLPYMSTAR, encoded by the coding sequence ATGGCCAAGCCGGCACTGCGCAAGCCCAAGAAGAAGGTTTGCCTGTTCTGCCACGACAAGATCTCCTACGTCGACTACAAGGACACGGCGCTGCTTCGGAAGTTCATCTCCGACCGCGGCAAGATCCGTGCCCGCCGGGTGACTGGCAACTGCACCCAGCACCAGCGTGACGTGGCGACCGCTATCAAGAACGCTCGTGAGATGGCGCTCCTGCCGTACATGAGCACCGCGCGCTAA
- the dnaB gene encoding replicative DNA helicase: MSIAEPPVFEPGFERTPPNNIEAEQSVLGGMLLSKDAIADVVEILRSDDFYRPAHQIIYDIITDLYGRGDPADAVTIFDELQKRGEVARVGGGAYLHTLTAVVPTAANAGYYARIVREQAILRRLIEAGTRIVSYGYGGQDEEVDDLVDRAQAEIYKVTERRTSEDYIPLADIMPGALDELEAIGGRSGQMVGVPTGFQDLDSLTNGLHPGQMIVVAARPAIGKSTLGLDFARSAAIKHGMTTVVFSLEMSRNEITMRLLSAEARVSLQAMRSGTMTDDDWAKLARRMGEVAEAPLFIDDSPNMSMMEIRAKCRRLKQRNDLRFVIIDYLQLMSSPKKTESRQNEVSEISRAIKLLAKELEVPVIAISQLNRGPEQRTDKRPMVSDLRESGSIEQDADMVILLHREDAYERESPRAGEADLIVAKHRNGPTATVTVAFQGHYSRFVDMAPH, from the coding sequence GTGAGCATCGCGGAGCCACCGGTCTTCGAGCCAGGTTTCGAGCGCACCCCGCCGAACAACATCGAGGCCGAGCAGTCCGTCCTGGGCGGCATGCTGCTGTCCAAGGACGCCATCGCCGACGTGGTCGAGATCCTGCGATCCGACGACTTCTACCGGCCCGCCCACCAGATCATCTACGACATCATCACCGACCTCTACGGCCGCGGTGACCCCGCCGACGCCGTCACCATCTTCGACGAGCTGCAGAAGCGAGGCGAGGTCGCCCGGGTCGGTGGCGGAGCCTACCTTCACACGCTGACCGCCGTCGTGCCGACCGCGGCCAACGCCGGTTACTACGCGAGGATCGTCCGGGAGCAGGCCATCCTCCGCCGCCTGATCGAGGCAGGCACCCGTATCGTCTCCTACGGCTACGGCGGGCAGGACGAGGAGGTAGACGACCTCGTCGACCGTGCCCAGGCGGAGATCTACAAGGTCACCGAGCGCCGCACCTCCGAGGACTACATCCCCCTGGCCGACATCATGCCGGGTGCCCTCGACGAGTTGGAGGCCATCGGCGGCCGAAGTGGTCAGATGGTCGGTGTCCCCACCGGTTTCCAGGACCTCGACTCCCTCACCAACGGCCTGCACCCCGGCCAGATGATCGTCGTGGCTGCCCGCCCGGCCATCGGCAAGTCGACTTTGGGGCTGGATTTCGCCAGATCCGCCGCTATCAAGCATGGCATGACGACCGTGGTGTTCTCGCTGGAAATGTCGCGTAACGAGATCACTATGCGCCTGCTGTCGGCCGAGGCGCGGGTGTCGCTGCAGGCCATGCGCTCGGGCACGATGACCGACGACGACTGGGCCAAGCTGGCCCGGCGGATGGGCGAGGTGGCCGAGGCGCCACTGTTCATCGACGACTCGCCCAACATGTCGATGATGGAGATCAGGGCCAAGTGCCGCCGTCTCAAGCAACGCAACGACCTGCGGTTCGTCATCATCGACTACCTGCAGTTGATGTCCTCGCCGAAGAAGACCGAGAGCCGCCAGAACGAGGTCTCGGAAATCTCCCGGGCCATCAAGCTCCTCGCCAAGGAGCTGGAGGTGCCGGTGATCGCGATCTCCCAGCTCAACCGCGGTCCCGAGCAGCGAACCGACAAAAGGCCCATGGTTAGCGACCTCCGCGAATCCGGAAGCATCGAGCAAGATGCCGACATGGTCATCCTGCTGCACCGGGAGGACGCCTACGAGCGCGAGTCGCCCAGGGCGGGCGAGGCCGACCTGATCGTGGCCAAGCACCGTAACGGCCCCACCGCCACGGTCACCGTGGCGTTCCAGGGCCACTACAGTCGCTTCGTCGACATGGCCCCCCACTAG
- a CDS encoding ABC transporter permease codes for MIPTEAKLFLRDPGGPIFAVLLPLVLLLVLGSIPGLQEATPDLGGERMIDTQLPSMMVILSVVTMALTVLPGTLVGYRESGVLRRLSTTPVSPVRLLVAQVVNNLAVAIVATVLLIGLGYLVLGSIPPRSPLVFAGVFVLGTASIFGLGLLISAVAPSAKSAPGIGSLLMFPLLFMAGMWIPRELMPDLVRRIGDFLPMAPFADALRAAWAGHAPQPLHLLVMAVTVLATGGLAAWLFRWE; via the coding sequence ATGATCCCGACAGAGGCCAAACTCTTCCTTCGGGACCCCGGCGGCCCGATCTTCGCGGTGCTGCTGCCCCTGGTGCTGCTGCTCGTGCTGGGCAGCATCCCCGGCCTCCAAGAGGCGACCCCCGACCTGGGCGGGGAGCGGATGATCGACACTCAGCTCCCGAGCATGATGGTGATCCTGTCCGTGGTGACCATGGCGCTGACCGTCCTGCCGGGAACGCTGGTGGGCTACCGGGAGAGCGGCGTGCTGCGCCGGTTGTCCACCACCCCGGTCAGCCCGGTCCGGCTGCTGGTCGCCCAGGTGGTGAACAACCTCGCGGTGGCGATCGTCGCCACGGTCCTCCTCATCGGCCTCGGCTATCTCGTTCTCGGCTCGATCCCGCCCAGAAGCCCGCTGGTCTTCGCCGGGGTGTTCGTGCTCGGCACGGCTTCGATATTCGGCCTGGGGCTGCTGATCTCCGCCGTGGCACCCAGCGCGAAGTCCGCGCCGGGCATCGGCTCGCTGCTGATGTTCCCGCTGCTGTTCATGGCCGGGATGTGGATTCCCCGCGAACTGATGCCGGACCTGGTGCGGCGGATCGGCGACTTCCTGCCGATGGCCCCGTTCGCCGACGCACTCCGCGCCGCGTGGGCGGGGCACGCGCCGCAGCCGCTGCACCTGCTGGTGATGGCGGTGACCGTGCTGGCCACAGGTGGACTGGCCGCGTGGTTGTTCCGCTGGGAGTAG
- the rplI gene encoding 50S ribosomal protein L9, with protein sequence MKLILTSEVTGLGAPGDIVEVKDGYGRNYLLPRSFAILWTRGGEKQISSIKKARDAREIRDLGTAKEVAGRLRALKVVLKTKAGESGRLFGSITTGDVAEAVKAAGGPVLDRRRIEIASAIKSLGSHRVSVKLHPEVSASLDVEVVAV encoded by the coding sequence ATGAAGCTCATTCTCACCAGTGAGGTCACCGGCCTCGGTGCCCCCGGCGACATCGTCGAGGTCAAGGACGGCTACGGCCGCAACTACCTGCTTCCCCGCAGCTTCGCGATCCTCTGGACGCGCGGCGGCGAGAAGCAGATCTCCTCGATCAAGAAGGCTCGCGACGCCCGCGAGATCCGCGACCTCGGCACCGCCAAGGAAGTCGCCGGCCGGCTGCGGGCACTGAAGGTGGTTCTGAAGACGAAGGCCGGCGAGTCCGGTCGCCTCTTCGGCTCCATCACCACGGGTGACGTCGCCGAGGCCGTCAAGGCCGCCGGTGGCCCCGTGCTCGACCGCCGTCGCATCGAGATCGCCTCCGCGATCAAGAGCCTCGGCTCCCACCGGGTCAGCGTCAAGCTGCACCCGGAGGTCTCCGCGTCCCTCGATGTCGAGGTCGTCGCGGTCTGA
- a CDS encoding amino acid ABC transporter ATP-binding protein produces the protein MSLLTIEGLWKNYRGHSVLRGIDLEVEPHEVVCLIGASGSGKSTLLRCVNLLETADDGTIRLDGEEITDARADLNDVRKRMGIVFQAFNLFPHMTVLDNITLAPRKAHGVGRRQAEQQARDLLSRFGLQDRASAYPDQLSGGQQQRVAIIRALATQPRLMLLDEVTSALDPALVKEVLGIIRELKEGGMTMVLTTHEMGFCREIADTVCFLDGGVLLERGTPEQIFTDPRESRTREFVQSVIDARRL, from the coding sequence ATGAGCCTGCTGACCATCGAGGGCCTGTGGAAGAACTATCGGGGCCACAGCGTGCTTCGCGGTATCGACCTGGAGGTCGAGCCGCACGAGGTGGTCTGCCTGATCGGTGCCTCGGGATCGGGCAAGTCCACGCTGCTGCGCTGCGTGAACCTGCTGGAGACCGCCGACGACGGCACGATCCGCCTGGACGGCGAGGAGATCACCGACGCCCGCGCCGATCTCAACGACGTGCGCAAGCGCATGGGCATCGTGTTCCAGGCCTTCAACCTCTTCCCGCACATGACCGTGCTGGACAACATCACACTGGCCCCGCGGAAGGCGCACGGCGTGGGCAGGAGGCAGGCCGAGCAACAGGCCCGCGACCTGCTGTCCAGGTTCGGCCTGCAGGACAGGGCGAGCGCCTATCCCGACCAGCTCTCCGGTGGCCAGCAGCAGCGCGTCGCCATCATCAGGGCCCTGGCCACCCAACCCCGCCTGATGCTGCTGGACGAGGTCACCTCGGCGCTGGACCCGGCGCTGGTCAAGGAGGTGCTCGGGATCATCCGGGAGCTCAAGGAGGGGGGGATGACCATGGTCCTGACCACACACGAGATGGGTTTCTGCCGCGAGATCGCCGACACCGTCTGTTTCCTCGACGGTGGCGTGCTCCTGGAGCGCGGCACCCCTGAACAGATTTTCACCGATCCCCGTGAGTCCCGTACCAGGGAGTTCGTGCAGAGCGTGATCGACGCCCGGCGCCTCTGA
- a CDS encoding single-stranded DNA-binding protein, with protein sequence MAAGDTTITIVGNLVDDPELRFTPTGQAVARFRIASTPRFLDKTTNEWKDGEGLFLTCNVWRQAAENAAESLQRGMRVIVQGRLRQRSYETKEGEKRTVYEVEVDEVGPSLRNATAKVNKTARQGGGGGFGGGPANDPWASAAPAAPQGGGGFGGGGNNYGGGGQQQQQGGGGFGGGDFSDEPPF encoded by the coding sequence ATGGCAGCAGGCGACACCACGATCACCATCGTCGGCAACCTCGTCGACGATCCGGAGCTGCGCTTCACCCCCACGGGGCAAGCGGTGGCCCGGTTCCGCATCGCATCCACTCCGAGGTTCCTCGACAAGACGACCAACGAGTGGAAGGACGGCGAAGGCCTGTTCCTGACCTGCAACGTGTGGCGGCAGGCGGCGGAGAACGCCGCCGAGAGCCTCCAGCGTGGCATGCGGGTCATAGTTCAGGGACGGCTGCGCCAGAGGTCTTACGAGACCAAGGAAGGCGAGAAGCGCACGGTCTACGAGGTTGAGGTCGACGAGGTCGGCCCCTCCCTGAGGAACGCGACCGCCAAGGTCAACAAGACCGCCCGTCAGGGCGGTGGCGGTGGCTTCGGCGGTGGCCCGGCCAACGACCCGTGGGCCTCCGCGGCGCCCGCCGCACCGCAAGGTGGCGGTGGCTTCGGCGGCGGCGGCAACAACTACGGGGGCGGCGGCCAGCAGCAGCAGCAGGGGGGCGGCGGCTTCGGCGGCGGCGACTTCAGCGACGAACCGCCTTTCTAG